From the genome of Phytohabitans rumicis, one region includes:
- a CDS encoding phospholipid carrier-dependent glycosyltransferase, giving the protein MTATLSPQVEAPSRPARSRYRAVDLLRRHRAFAVLLLLGVALRLLFMIAYRPAFWYNGDSGVYVQMAERELVPSPLRAQGYPVLLKVFAPTGTFTSVALFQHLLGLTLAVLVYVFLRRRHVKTWVACVAVVPLLFDSLVLTVEHYLLPDTLFTFLLAVSVLLVLWHRKPGWRATTASGLLLAGAWCTKPTAFPVVLLIGLFLLVRRAGWRPVIAFAVAFAVPYLAVMSWVGDRQSVYGSQAGIALYGRAAMIVDCDRVTLTAQERTLCPTRRFDRADAYFWTMPTKQRFQGYTPAGEKLFRDFSVAVIRQQPLDYLRTVGKESVAHFVPGFRLGPNNDCLRLRWAPPEQWRDSTPVPYRCPPARARADFAPPSASLVNAPTATPLTRALHAYGTYVRLIPITLSACLLLTLAALALVRRGRAELLLLLLSGVGLTILTVALGMYEARYAMPALPLAAAGAALAWHGLRERESHHGAAPSG; this is encoded by the coding sequence TTGACCGCCACCCTCAGCCCACAGGTGGAGGCACCGTCGAGGCCGGCACGATCCCGTTACCGCGCCGTCGACCTGCTCCGCCGGCACCGGGCCTTCGCCGTACTTCTCCTGCTCGGCGTCGCTCTCCGCCTGCTCTTCATGATCGCGTACCGGCCGGCCTTCTGGTACAACGGCGACAGCGGCGTGTACGTGCAGATGGCCGAGCGCGAACTGGTCCCGAGCCCGCTGCGGGCGCAGGGCTACCCGGTGCTCCTGAAGGTCTTCGCCCCGACCGGAACCTTCACCTCGGTGGCGCTCTTCCAGCACCTGCTCGGCCTCACGCTCGCCGTGCTCGTGTACGTCTTCCTCCGGCGCCGTCACGTCAAGACCTGGGTGGCGTGCGTCGCCGTCGTACCGCTGCTCTTCGACTCGCTGGTGCTCACCGTCGAGCACTACCTGCTGCCCGACACCCTCTTCACGTTCCTGCTGGCCGTGAGCGTCCTGCTGGTGCTCTGGCACCGCAAGCCGGGCTGGCGGGCGACGACCGCATCCGGGCTCCTGCTCGCCGGCGCGTGGTGCACGAAGCCGACCGCGTTCCCGGTGGTCCTGCTCATCGGCCTGTTCCTGCTGGTACGGCGGGCCGGCTGGCGACCGGTGATCGCCTTCGCGGTGGCGTTCGCGGTGCCGTACCTCGCCGTCATGTCCTGGGTGGGCGACCGGCAGAGCGTGTACGGCTCGCAGGCCGGCATCGCCCTGTACGGCCGGGCCGCGATGATCGTCGACTGCGACCGCGTCACGCTCACGGCGCAGGAACGCACGCTGTGCCCCACGCGCCGCTTCGACCGCGCCGACGCGTACTTCTGGACCATGCCGACGAAGCAGCGCTTCCAGGGGTACACGCCGGCGGGCGAGAAGCTGTTTCGGGACTTCTCCGTCGCGGTGATCCGCCAGCAGCCGCTGGACTACCTCCGTACCGTGGGCAAGGAGTCGGTGGCCCACTTCGTGCCCGGCTTCCGCCTCGGCCCCAACAACGACTGCCTGCGCCTGCGTTGGGCGCCGCCGGAGCAGTGGCGGGACAGCACGCCGGTGCCGTACCGCTGCCCACCGGCCCGCGCCCGGGCCGACTTCGCGCCGCCGTCGGCCAGCCTCGTCAACGCGCCGACCGCGACGCCGCTGACCCGCGCGCTGCACGCCTACGGGACGTACGTGCGGCTGATCCCGATCACGCTGTCCGCCTGCCTGCTGCTCACGCTCGCCGCGCTGGCACTCGTCCGGCGCGGACGCGCCGAACTGCTCCTGCTGCTCCTGTCCGGCGTGGGCCTGACGATCCTCACCGTCGCCCTGGGCATGTATGAGGCCCGCTACGCCATGCCCGCTCTCCCACTGGCCGCCGCCGGGGCCGCGCTAGCCTGGCACGGGCTACGGGAGAGGGAGAGCCACCATGGAGCAGCGCCGTCTGGGTAA
- a CDS encoding aldo/keto reductase → MEQRRLGNSGLVVSVVGLGCNNFGRKLDQQGTTAVVEAALDAGITLFDTADIYGTPHGLSEEFLGKALRGRRDDVILATKFGMDMEGANGEDFGARGARRYIARAVEASLRRLGTDHIDLYQMHEPDPGTPIEETLAALDDLVHAGKVRYLGNSNFAGWQIADADWVARTQGLTRFISAQNRYSLLHRHVEKATVPACERFGLGLLPFFPLESGLLTGKYKRGEAPAAGTRMSQDRYAHWIANAPWDAIEAIEKYAAARGLTPLDVAIGGLAARPAVASVIAGATTPEQVRANVAAGSWRPSTADLAELGPVL, encoded by the coding sequence ATGGAGCAGCGCCGTCTGGGTAACTCGGGCCTCGTGGTCTCGGTCGTCGGTCTGGGCTGCAACAACTTCGGTCGCAAGCTGGACCAGCAGGGCACCACCGCGGTGGTCGAGGCGGCGCTGGACGCGGGCATCACCCTCTTCGACACCGCCGACATCTACGGCACCCCGCACGGCCTGTCCGAAGAGTTCCTCGGCAAAGCCCTGCGCGGCCGGCGCGACGACGTGATCCTCGCCACCAAGTTCGGCATGGACATGGAGGGCGCCAACGGGGAGGACTTCGGGGCGCGCGGGGCGCGGCGCTACATCGCCCGCGCGGTCGAGGCGTCGCTGCGCCGGCTGGGCACCGACCACATCGACCTCTACCAGATGCACGAGCCCGACCCGGGCACCCCGATCGAGGAGACGCTGGCCGCCCTCGACGACCTCGTGCACGCCGGCAAGGTGCGCTACCTGGGCAACTCCAACTTCGCCGGGTGGCAGATCGCCGACGCCGACTGGGTGGCGCGCACCCAAGGGCTCACCCGTTTCATCAGCGCGCAGAACCGCTACAGCCTGCTGCACCGGCACGTGGAGAAGGCGACCGTGCCGGCCTGCGAGCGCTTCGGGCTGGGCCTGCTGCCGTTCTTCCCGCTGGAGAGCGGCCTGCTCACCGGCAAGTACAAGCGCGGCGAGGCGCCCGCCGCGGGCACCCGGATGTCCCAGGATCGCTACGCGCACTGGATCGCGAACGCGCCGTGGGACGCCATCGAGGCCATCGAGAAGTACGCCGCCGCGCGCGGCCTCACCCCGCTCGACGTGGCGATCGGCGGGCTCGCCGCGCGGCCGGCCGTCGCCTCGGTGATCGCCGGCGCCACCACGCCCGAGCAGGTGCGCGCGAACGTCGCCGCCGGCTCCTGGCGTCCGTCCACTGCGGACCTCGCTGAGCTAGGGCCTGTTTTATGA
- the paaE gene encoding 1,2-phenylacetyl-CoA epoxidase subunit PaaE, translated as MTVTITRPVRRRPVFHPLAVEAVDRLTDDSVAITFAVPPELREGFEFDAGQHLTVRRADEQGDVRRSYSICSTPADLAAHGRLRVGVKEIPGGAFSGFAAHSLRPGDTIEVMPPLGHFTTAFAPDRVRHYGAVVAGSGITPVLSLVATGLAVERASRFTILYGNRYARSVMFAEELADLKDRYADRLHIVHVLSREPQEARLLSGRIDAERLAELLDRLVPADRVDEWFLCGPYGMVTDARAVLSSRGVADHGVHTELFHVEETPVPPRRPTPAAAGTEVTILLDGRASSFTMDADERVLDAALKVRSELPYACKGGVCSTCRGKVVEGAVTMARNYALEPDEVAAGYVLTCQSSPTTGRLVVDYDA; from the coding sequence ATGACAGTCACCATCACCCGCCCGGTCCGGCGGCGGCCGGTCTTCCACCCGCTCGCCGTCGAAGCCGTCGACCGGCTGACTGACGACTCGGTCGCCATCACGTTCGCGGTCCCGCCGGAGTTGCGGGAGGGGTTCGAGTTCGACGCCGGGCAGCACCTGACCGTGCGCCGCGCGGACGAGCAGGGTGACGTGCGCCGGTCGTACTCGATCTGCTCCACGCCGGCGGACCTGGCCGCGCACGGCCGGCTGCGGGTCGGGGTCAAGGAGATCCCGGGCGGCGCGTTCTCCGGCTTCGCCGCGCACTCGCTGCGCCCCGGCGACACCATCGAGGTGATGCCGCCGCTGGGCCACTTCACCACGGCGTTCGCGCCGGACCGGGTCCGCCACTACGGCGCGGTGGTCGCGGGGTCGGGCATAACCCCGGTGCTCTCGCTGGTCGCGACCGGCCTCGCCGTCGAGCGGGCCAGCCGATTCACGATCCTGTACGGCAACCGGTACGCCCGCAGCGTCATGTTCGCCGAGGAACTGGCCGACCTGAAGGACCGGTACGCCGACCGGCTGCACATCGTCCACGTGCTGTCCCGCGAGCCGCAGGAGGCCCGGCTGCTCTCCGGCCGGATCGACGCCGAACGGCTGGCGGAGCTGCTCGACCGGCTGGTGCCGGCGGATCGCGTGGACGAGTGGTTCCTCTGTGGACCGTATGGCATGGTCACGGACGCCCGCGCCGTGCTCTCTTCGCGAGGCGTGGCGGACCATGGCGTACACACTGAGCTTTTTCATGTGGAGGAGACGCCGGTGCCGCCGCGGCGGCCGACCCCGGCGGCGGCCGGGACCGAAGTGACCATCCTGCTGGACGGGCGGGCGTCCAGCTTCACGATGGACGCGGACGAGCGGGTGCTTGACGCGGCGCTGAAGGTGCGGTCGGAGCTGCCGTACGCGTGCAAGGGCGGCGTCTGCTCGACCTGCCGAGGGAAGGTCGTCGAGGGTGCGGTGACGATGGCGCGCAACTACGCGCTGGAGCCCGACGAGGTGGCCGCCGGCTACGTACTGACCTGCCAGTCAAGCCCCACGACCGGCCGCCTAGTCGTTGATTACGACGCTTAG
- the paaD gene encoding 1,2-phenylacetyl-CoA epoxidase subunit PaaD produces the protein MVDPELRVVTIEELGILRDVQVDHKGHVTVTITPTYTGCPAMDVIREDIHAALGAAGHPDAEVVTVFGPPWTTDWISESGRAKLAAAGIAPPHPSGPVALALTVRCPRCGSPDTEQLSRFGSTACKSLWRCRACTEPFDRMKSI, from the coding sequence GTGGTGGATCCGGAGCTCAGGGTCGTCACCATCGAGGAGCTGGGCATCCTGCGGGACGTCCAGGTGGACCACAAGGGCCACGTGACCGTCACCATCACGCCGACGTACACGGGCTGCCCGGCGATGGATGTGATCCGGGAAGACATCCACGCCGCCCTGGGCGCCGCCGGCCACCCCGACGCCGAGGTGGTCACCGTCTTTGGTCCACCGTGGACGACGGACTGGATCAGCGAGTCGGGGCGGGCGAAGCTGGCCGCCGCCGGCATCGCCCCGCCGCACCCGAGCGGCCCGGTCGCGCTGGCGCTGACCGTGCGCTGCCCCCGGTGCGGGTCGCCGGACACCGAGCAGCTCAGCCGATTCGGCTCCACGGCGTGCAAGTCGCTGTGGCGATGCCGGGCCTGTACTGAGCCGTTCGACCGAATGAAGAGCATATGA
- the paaC gene encoding 1,2-phenylacetyl-CoA epoxidase subunit PaaC, which yields MNVDYLLQLGDDALIAAQRLAEWHASSPEMEEDVALANIALDQLGAARLLLSYAGEVEGLGRDEDALAYLRDDREFRNCLLVELPNGDFAVTMAKLLFLSAYQLRRYTALVGHPDERLAAIAGKARKESAYHLDHSAQWTIRLGDGTEESHRRMQDAVDELWPYTHELTAGEVSRADWLATVEPVLAEATVERPADGWAPAGGRTGVHTEHLSYLLAEMQVVHRAHPGARW from the coding sequence GTGAACGTGGACTACCTACTCCAGCTCGGCGACGACGCGCTGATCGCGGCGCAGCGCCTGGCCGAGTGGCATGCCAGCTCCCCCGAGATGGAGGAGGACGTCGCGCTGGCCAACATCGCGCTCGACCAGCTCGGCGCGGCGCGGCTGCTGCTGTCGTACGCCGGGGAGGTCGAAGGGCTGGGCCGCGACGAGGACGCGCTCGCCTACCTGCGCGACGACCGCGAGTTTCGCAACTGCCTGCTGGTCGAACTGCCCAACGGCGACTTCGCGGTCACGATGGCCAAGCTGCTCTTCCTGTCGGCGTACCAGCTGCGCCGGTATACGGCGCTGGTCGGGCACCCCGACGAGCGGCTCGCCGCGATCGCCGGCAAGGCGCGTAAGGAGTCCGCGTACCACCTCGACCACAGTGCACAGTGGACCATCCGGCTGGGCGACGGCACCGAGGAGTCGCACCGGCGCATGCAGGACGCGGTCGACGAGCTGTGGCCGTACACGCACGAGCTGACCGCCGGCGAGGTGAGCCGGGCCGACTGGCTCGCCACCGTGGAGCCGGTGCTGGCCGAGGCCACAGTGGAGCGTCCCGCCGACGGCTGGGCGCCGGCCGGTGGGCGTACGGGCGTGCACACCGAGCACCTGTCCTATCTGCTGGCCGAGATGCAGGTCGTGCACCGGGCGCACCCGGGGGCGAGATGGTGA
- the paaB gene encoding 1,2-phenylacetyl-CoA epoxidase subunit PaaB, producing the protein MSSSSSNEWPLWEVFVRPRRGLSHGHVGSLHAPDATMALRNARDLYTRRQEGVSIWVVPAAEITASSPDEKDAFFDPAADKVYRHPTFYDVPDGVQHL; encoded by the coding sequence ATGAGCAGTAGCAGCAGTAATGAGTGGCCGTTGTGGGAGGTGTTCGTGCGGCCGCGCCGCGGGCTCTCGCACGGGCACGTCGGCAGCCTGCACGCGCCGGACGCGACGATGGCGCTGCGCAACGCCCGCGACCTCTACACCCGCCGCCAGGAGGGCGTGTCGATCTGGGTGGTGCCGGCCGCGGAGATCACCGCGTCCAGCCCGGACGAGAAGGACGCGTTCTTCGACCCGGCCGCCGACAAGGTCTACCGGCACCCGACGTTCTACGACGTGCCCGATGGGGTGCAACACCTGTGA
- the paaA gene encoding 1,2-phenylacetyl-CoA epoxidase subunit PaaA has product MYGNDIPGLLGEVEAAEVALRAAADRQVGGREQAELGGAEQSQAYFDAVIDADQKVEPRDWMPDSYRKTLIRQIAQHAHSEIIGMQPEGNWISRAPSLKRKAILLAKVQDEAGHGLYLYAAAETLGVSRDELVNLLLEGRQKYSSIFNYPTLTWADVGAIGWLVDGAAIVNQVPLCRCSYGPYARAMIRICKEESFHQRQGFEILHTLAHGTQGQRAMAQDAIDRWWFPSLAMFGPPDTDSTHSEQSMAWKIKRFSNDDLRQRFVDMCVQQAGVLGLALPDPDLRWNEERGAHDYTQPDYEELMRVIKGDGPGNRQRMAHRRRAHADGAWVREAAAAYAKKAKP; this is encoded by the coding sequence GTGTACGGAAACGACATCCCGGGCCTCCTCGGCGAGGTTGAGGCGGCTGAGGTTGCACTGCGCGCCGCCGCCGACCGTCAGGTGGGCGGGCGGGAGCAGGCAGAGCTGGGTGGCGCAGAGCAATCGCAGGCGTACTTCGATGCGGTGATCGACGCGGACCAGAAGGTGGAGCCGCGTGACTGGATGCCGGATTCATACCGCAAGACGCTGATCAGGCAGATTGCCCAGCACGCCCACTCCGAGATCATCGGCATGCAACCGGAGGGCAACTGGATCAGCCGGGCGCCCTCGCTCAAGCGCAAGGCGATCCTGCTCGCCAAGGTCCAGGACGAGGCCGGCCACGGGCTCTACCTGTACGCGGCGGCCGAGACCCTCGGCGTGAGCCGCGACGAACTGGTCAACCTCCTGCTGGAGGGCCGCCAGAAGTACAGCTCGATCTTCAACTACCCCACCCTCACCTGGGCCGACGTGGGCGCCATCGGCTGGCTCGTCGACGGCGCCGCGATCGTCAACCAGGTCCCGCTGTGCCGCTGCTCGTACGGGCCGTACGCGCGAGCCATGATCCGCATCTGCAAGGAGGAGTCGTTCCACCAGCGGCAGGGCTTCGAGATCCTGCACACGCTGGCCCACGGCACGCAGGGGCAGCGGGCGATGGCGCAGGACGCGATCGACCGTTGGTGGTTTCCGTCGCTGGCCATGTTCGGCCCGCCGGACACCGACTCGACCCACTCCGAGCAGTCCATGGCGTGGAAGATCAAGCGCTTCTCCAACGACGACCTGCGGCAGCGCTTCGTGGACATGTGCGTGCAGCAGGCCGGCGTGCTCGGCCTCGCGCTGCCCGACCCGGACCTGCGGTGGAACGAGGAGCGCGGCGCGCACGACTACACCCAGCCCGACTACGAAGAGCTGATGCGGGTGATCAAGGGTGATGGGCCCGGCAACCGGCAGCGCATGGCCCATCGCCGCCGCGCACACGCGGACGGAGCCTGGGTACGCGAAGCCGCCGCCGCCTACGCCAAAAAGGCAAAGCCATGA